The genomic stretch acacatacacccagtcactcacacctgtggagaattcacacattcacccaggcactcacacctgtggacaattcacacagtcactcacacctgtggacaattcacacagtcactcacacctgtggacaattcacacattcacccagtcactcacacctgtggagaattcacacagtcactcacaccagcggacaattcacacattcatccagtcactcacacctgtggagaattcacacagtcactcacacctgtgtacatttcacacatacacccagtcactcacacctgtggagaattcacacattcacccaggcactcacacctgtggacaattcacacattcacccaggcactcacacctgtggacaattcacacagtcactcacacctgtggacaattcacacagtcactcacacctgtggacaattcacacattcacccagtcactcacacctgtggagaattcacacagtcactcacaccagcggacaattcacacattcatccagtcactcacacctgtggagaattcacacagtcactcacacctgtggacaattcacacattcagccagtcactcacacctgtgaacaattcacacattcacccaggcactcacacctgtggacaattcacacagtcactcacacctgtggacaattcacacagtcactcacatctgtggacaattcacacattcacccagtcactcacatctgtggagaattcacacagtcactcacacctgtggacaattcacacattcacccaggcactcacacctatggacaattcacacagtcactcacacctgtggacatttcacacatacacccagtcactcacacctgtggacaattcacacattgacccaggcactcacacctgtggacatttcacacagtcactcacacctgtgtacatttcacacatacacccagtcactcacacctgtggagaattcacacattcacccaggcactcacacctgtggacaattcacacattcacccaggcactcacacctgtggacaattcacacagtcactcacacctgtggacaattcacacagtcactcacacctgtggacaattcacacattcacccagtcactcacacctgtggagaattcacacagtcactcacaccagcggacaattcacacattcatccagtcactcacacctgtggagaattcacacagtcactcacacctgtggacaattcacacattcagccagtcactcacacctgtgaacaattcacacagacactcacacctgtggagaattcacacattcagccagtcactcacacctgtggacaattcacacattcacccagtcactcacacctgtggacaattcacccagtcactcacacctgtggacaattcacacattcatccagtcactcacacctgtggagaattcacacagtcactcacacctgtggacaattcacacagtcacacacacctgtggacaattcacacattcagccagtcactcacacctgtggacaattcacacagtcactcacacctgtggagaattcacacattcacccagtcactcacacctgtggacaatttacacagtcactcacacctgtggacaattcacacattcacccagtcactcacatctgtggagaattcacccagtcactcacacctgtggacaattcacacattcacccaatcactcatacctgtggacaattcacacattcaaccagtcactcacacgtgtagacaattcacacattcacccagtcactcatacctgtggactatttcacacattcaaccagtcactctcacctgcggacaattcacacagtcactcacacctgttgagatttcacacattcagccagtcactcacacctgtggacaattcacacagtcactcacacctgtggataattcacacagtcactcacacctgtggacaattcacacagtcactcacaccagcggacaattcacacattcatccagtcactcacacctgtggagaattcacacagtcactcacacctgtggacaattcacacattcagccagtcactcacacctgtgaacaattcacacagacactcacacctgtggagaattcacacattcagccagtcactcacacctgtggacaattcacacattcacccagtcactcacacctgtggacaattcacacattcatccagtcactcacacctgtggagaattcacacagtcactcacacctgtggacaattcacacagtcacacacacctgtggacaattcacacattcagccagtcactcacacctgtggacaattcacacagtcactcacacctgtggagaattcacacattcacccagtcactcacacctgtggacaatttacacagtcactcacacctgtggacaattcacacattcacccagtcactcacatctgtggagaattcacccagtcactcacacctgtggacaattcacacattcacccaatcactcatacctgtggacaattcacacattcaaccagtcactcacacgtgtagacaattcacacattcacccagtcactcatacctgtggactatttcacacattcaaccagtcactctcacctgcggacaattcacacagtcactcacacctgttgagatttcacacattcagccagtcactcacacctgtggacaattcacacagtcactcacacctgtggataattcacacagtcactcacacctgtggacaattcacacattcacccagtcactcatacctgtggacaattcacactatcacccagtcactcacacctgtgaacagttcacacattaacccagtcactcacacctgtggacatttcacacattcacccagtcactcatacctgtggacaattcacccagtcactcgcacctgTGAACTATTTCACACATTCAGGGTCAATTTACACAGCTCATCCACCTACAACCATGTATTTTTAGACAGGAGAGgagccccaggaccctggaactgtgtctGTGACACTAGCTGTTGCAACAGACTGGACttattttcaataatattcTTCATATCTCTAtcatatatatacattcattcattatctgtaacccttatccagttcagggtcgcggtgagtccagagcctacctggaatcattgggcgcaaggcgggaatacaccctggagggggcgccagtccttcacagggcaacacagacacacacacattcactcacacactcacatctacggacaattttgagttgccaatccacctaccaatgtgtgtttttggactgtggaagaaaaccggagcacccggaggaaacccacgtggacacagggagaacacaccaactcctcacagtcactcggagcgggaatcgaacccacaacctccaggcccctggagctgtgtgactgcgccaccgtgctgccccatatatatatatatatatatttatttatttatatttatatttattcccACAGTAGAATGACTGCAAATCCATAAGTCTTCAATCACCCTATAATCTGgtttttatacactgctctttgtttctacacttatttGTTAATATAATGCTCcatttatacactgctctgtgtttatacactgctctttacTTATTTACTGCTTTCTGGTGATTTACTGctctttgtcttttttcccTCCAGCATCGACTGAGGAGGAGTTCCTCTCTTGGGTTTTTCTCCAGGATGCTTCCTCATGCTGTGCAGAGTTGTTTTTTTCCACTGTTGCCTCAGCAACACTCGTATGTGTCTCAAACCCTGATTTCTGTTAAAGCTGTTTTCTGACAAGTCCAGCTGTAAAAAGTGCTCAATTCATAAAAAGAAACTGAACAGAAAACCAATCCTGGGCAAAgttcaaaagaaaaacagaaaaaaagattaaaaacataaaaacaggaCTCCTAATAACATACAAGACATGCATTATCCTCAGAATTTTCACCATCAGACAAACAGCTTTCATCTGAGAGAAAAACGAGAAAAAACATCTGGCTTCAAAGCTGAAAAGAGATGCATTGAATGAAATCAACTGAACTCTGAAACTGTGCAAACCTCTGCTTTCAGGTTCTTTATAAACAGCACCTGACAGATCAGACAGAGCTGATTTTATTCTGTGTAAATGGTCATAACGATGCTGACTGACTATTCTGTGTTTCTTAATAAGTACACAATCCTAAATACATCAGAATCTTGAAGCTAGAACAGTTTTAAAGAGAGAGTAAAGTGTGAGACATTCAGAAAAGACAAGAAGAGTCTGCAGCTAAGACATTTAATCTCTTTGGTACAGATTCCTTTATTTTTAGtttgtgtggagagagagagaggtattgATTGGTAGATACATGGTGCTTCAGGTGTGGTGTACTGATGCAGCCTAGTGGGCTTCAGGGAAAAGTGCAGTTTATACAGAAACACTGCAAATGCAGCTGTAGACCATGTAACATAATTTACgtcatttaaaatgaataagtCAGTAATAACCAATGTATGAAATGATATTAAAACCTCATACACTCTCAGTGCTCTATATGTCCAAAGTTCTAAATATTATTCTATTCAGAGATCGTGTTCTAATCCAATTTGTAGTGTTGTTTATAGTTAATATACAGTTttaagtaaatatgactcagaTGTAAGATTTTACCACTTGGTGAAGAAgtctattttcattcattagttAATCCTTTAGTGACAAAAATACCTCTGtttcaacaaaacacaaatcTAAATTTCACTGTTAAGCAAAGTATGAAATAAAGGTTACTAAAACATACTATTAGATGTGGGTACCAAcaaactccagggacctggatatTGTGGGTtggagtcccgctccgggtgactgtctgtgaggagtgtggtgtgttctccctgtgtctgcgtgggtttcctccgggtgactgtctgtaaggagtgtggtgtgttctctctgtgtctgcatgggtttcctccgggtgactgtctgtgaggagtgtggtgtgttctccctgtgtctgcgtgggtttcctccgggtgactgtctgtgaggagtgtggtgtgttcttcctgtgtctgcatgggtttcctccgggtgactgtctgtgaggagtgtggtgtgttctccctgtgtctgcgtgggtttcctccgggtgactgtctgtgaggagtgtggtgtgttctccctgtgtctgcgtgggtttcctccgggtgactgtctgtgaggagtgtggtgtgttctccctgtgtctgcatgggtttcgtccgggtgactgtctgtgaggagtgtggtgtgttctccctgtgtctgcgtgggtttcctccaggtgactgtctgggaggagtgtggtgtgttctccctgtgtctgcatgggtttcctccgggtgactgtctgtgaggagtgtggtgtgttctccctgtgtctgcatgggtttcgtccgggtgactgtctgtgaggagtgtggtgtgttctccctgtgtctgcgtgggtttcctccaggtgactgtctgggaggagtgtggtgtgttctccctgtgtctgcatgggtttcctccgggtgactgtctgtgaggagtgtggtgtgttcttcctgtgtctgcgtgggtttcctctgggtgactgtctgggaggagtgtggtgtgttctccctgtgtctgcatgggtttcctccgggtgactgtctgtgaggagtgtggtgtgttctccctgtgtctgcatgggtttcgtccgggtgactgtctgtgaggagtgtggtgtgttctccctgtgtctgcgtgggtttcctccaggtgactgtctgggaggagtgtggtgtgttctccctgtgtctgcatgggtttcctccgggtgactgtctgtgaggagtgtggtgtgttctccctgtgtctgagtgggtttcctccaggtgactgtctgtgaggagtttggtgtgttctccctgtgtctgcgtgggtttcctccgggtgactgtttgtgaggagtgtggtgtgttctccgtgtctgcgtgggtttcctccgggtgactgtctgtgaggagcgtggtgtgttctccgtgtctgcatgggtttcctccaggtgactgtctgtgatgagtgtagtgtgttctccctgtgtctgcgtgggtttcctctgagtgactgtctgtgaggagcgtggtgtgttcttcctgtgtctgcgtgggtttcctccaggtgactgtctgtgaggagtgtggtatgttctatctgtgtctgcatgggtttcctctgagtgactgtctgtgaggagtgtggtgtgttcttcctgtgtctgcatgggttttctccgggtgactgtctgtgaggagtgtggtgtgttctccctgtgtctgcatgggtttcctccgagtgaatgtctgtgaggagtgtggtgtgttctccctgtgtctgcatgggtttcctccaggtgactgtctgtgaggagtgtggtgtgttctccctgtgtctgcgtgggtttcctccaggtgactgtctgtgaggagtgtggggtgttctctctgtctgcgtgggtttcctccaggtactccagtttcctcccacagtccaaaaaacgtTTGTTGCTGTTGAAATcctttgtattttcatttttgttgtttgtatttatttgtagtttttaaatgatttcttAGTGTTGTGTTAAACGTCTTGAAAGAACTAACAAAAACCTTCTTATTTTAACATTCATTACTGGCATGTAAGAATGTTTTCCCCATCTGTAAATGTATTATTGTGGAGATAAGAGGGTGTGTTCTGGCAGTGAAGATGTGCTTTAATCATGCTGACGATTGACGATCATTCAACCTCTGTTTCAGGTCATGCCCTCAGACCACAGCAGTAAACACACCCGGCTTCGTCACTGGGAGGTGTCTAGGCCGTTCCTAAACTATGTGCTGTCTGAGAGAATTAAACACAGGTCTGAAACGCAGGATGAAGGACATGATTTCATCAGCAGTTGAATTGAGTGGGAGCCCCCTGTGTCTAAGTGTAATTCCATAAGCGACAGATGGGCTCCTGATTAGATGCTGCTGTCTTCTGCTCTTCTCCCTGCTCCTGCTGCATGAAGGTCTTAATGAGGAGCACATCTGATTAGTCACGACTGAAGCTACAGGTCATCCTCCCCAAGCAGCTGCTCTGGGAACTGCACGGAGGGCTCGTGGGGGACTCTTATTACACTCACTGATTGGGACACAGACCCAGGCCAAAAACCGCCACAATTGGAGTGTAGGAGTAGGAGTGATCAGGGCGCCACCTATCACTGCTCAGTGACGATGCACcaaaaggagagagaggtggagtcATAAAGCGTTTACTGTTTACAAACAAAGTCCAACACATTCTTACAGAGActaattctgtttatttatagatCATCCTAGAACAACACAGATTTGAGACACAAACCCGACTAGAAAACATTCGTTCTTCGAGCTTGAGAGACCTTTCAGAGTCTACATACGCCTCAGGAAATAGTCCTGTCTCGGCCTGTGTGTTTTCAACTGTTATGAAATTACAcagacaaataataataaaaaaaaccccacaggaatgttttaaagcAAACAATGTGTTAAATCGTCCACATTTTCACCAGGACAACGGAACAAAACAGTTCTAATGGAGGCCACGCTCTAAACATCAGGAAGACAAGCTGCTGGACACAGAGTAGGTTACTTCAGTCACTACTACACAGCTCTTTCAAAAGGAGCATAACTGGAGGAGACTTCGCAAAGTTAAGAGAAAAATACCCCGTCCAATAGCAGAAGAGCTGAGAGAAGTTATAGTCAGAGACACACAATGACACCAGCAGATGATATTGGAGAGGTctgtgtgatatttcaaaacCAGTGTGTGATTCGGAAGAGTAGAATAATTCACTGAGCTGGATTTATTCCACTCTCCTGTGTTTTTTCGGCCTACAGACATTTCTCCAGAATCCTAACTCATGTGGATCCAGTCCCAATGGGGGCTGGCCTTTAATTCCCACATCAAAACTCCTTGACTACTGGACAGCCCTTAACTTTGGTTTTCAATCATCCTTCCTATTAAGACGtcatgctttgtgtgtgtgtctctctctctcagttagcCTTCAGATTACTATGGGATTTGGAGAATTGAAAGGTGTTGAACAGAGCAGGGTTTTACAGTCAGATTAATAACGTAAACCAAAAGCTAAGCCCAATAGGAGTCGATAAGCCCAAGAGTTTGTATGTTATGGAGCTGCTACACAACCCGGTGGCTTACGAAAACTATAAACGAAAAGACTACTGTAGACGATGTGATTTATATTTCTGACATTTTCTTTGGCTTAAGTTATCAGACTGACTCAAATACCCTGCTCTCTGTAACAAAGTTCCTCCACTTGGGTTGTGCCCCTCGCGTCGGGGCGCCGAGGGTCTAAACCGAGGGTAAACTGATAAATATCGGTTTGCTGTTTAGCTGAGGTATAAGTGCTTGCAATATCATCATCACTAGCAGGGGCAAGTCTGACCTATgattctgaatatttaaaaatgacctaagaaaataaaaaataaataaaattgtggtGAAGCAGGATTAAAGCCAAGCATCTCACATGATCAAACTCTGAGCTTCCACGTGTGGGTCCCCACAGACGGCCCATCACGCCCACGGGACGAGGGTCGGGCTTGATTTGACGTCTGTGGGCGGAATCCTTGTTATCGCGTGCTATCGCAGTTGTCCTCTGGACTTTACGAAGGTTTCACGTTCTCATCGTTTTGATCTGATCTGTTGGAGAAAGGAACCCAAAGTATTAGCAAAACACACCACCGTGCAGCCGATCACTGACTGAGTCAACAGCCCAGAGCACACCGACTACAGCAGACCATTCGGGGCTAGGAGGAGGTCACGAGGTGGAAACACAGGGTGGGAAGTGTACGGCACTAAAGGCTAGGTTTGGataaatttgattaattttgaAAAAGGATATTCAGTTCCTTTGGGCCGTATTGCTACTAATTTCCTGGTCACTCTTCACCCAGAGCCCAGTGTGAGATTGAACCTGCATTCGCGGTCAGTTACAGCCCAAAGTGACTGAAGGTTACAGCTCAACCTCATTCAAGAGATAAGCACCAGTTCACAACAATCCACTACACCAGCACTGGAATGTTCAGTTTAAATACTTACAGCGCAATTTGTTCTACAGATGAAAAAGAGCAGAGAAGAAGTCAAATACTGCTGAATGTGTCAAATTACACAGTACTGATGTAATAATAGAGTTTTTCTAAAAGGGCATCAGTCACAGTACATTTACAGTATGGAGAAAAAGTGTTTCATTTAACAGACACCCTCAAAAATTTTACATAATTTAACACTGCATTATGGTgtttttgggcggcacggtggcgcagcaggtaggtgtcgcagtcacacagctccagggacctggaggttgtgggttcgattcccgctccgggtgactgtctgtgaggagtgtggtgtgttctccctgtgtctgcgtgggtttcctccgggtgctccggtttcctcccacagtccaaaaacacacgttggtaggtggattggcgactcaaaagtgtccgtgagtgtgtgagtgaatgtgtgtgtgtgtctgtgttgccctgtgaaggactggcgacccctccagggtgtgttaccaccttgcgcccaatgattccaggtaagctctggatccaccgcgaccctgaattggataagcggttacagattatgaatgaatgaatgaatgaattatggtgtttttaaagagtgagtaaataaataaagagtgtCTAACACTGTAGCATCTTGCTCTCCGTGTCATTCATGCAGCATGTAGACACTTTATAGAGTGGACGTTTGTTGGACGTAAAGCTGTATTTCTAAAATACAGTGTGTGAGGCCTgcatttttatagaaaataaaacagagctcAAAAGACAGCATTAACCACAACAAATAATGTACGTTagatttatagtttttgttaATGCTTTATCAAATGTGactgtatttaaaatgttttgcccTTATCACTGTGTCCACATTCCAGTATAATCCCCATTTTGGAAACAGCACCTGATCCTATCCTTGATGAAAGGTTAACACGCAAGTAAAAGAGCACAGAGTAAATCCAAAACAAAGGTAAATCTATACCTTGCAGCCAGTCGACTCCCTCCTGTAGACCCTCGCCCTGGACAGCGTTACTGGCGCTGCAAAAcacccaaacacattcagactCTGACTGGCAACTGATCACAGACAGCTGAAGCTTCTCCTGAGTCTGAGCTTTACAGGAGACTACAAAGTCCCTTCAAAACCCAGTAAGCCATTGTCCAAACTTGAATTGCAACTGTACGTTGTCCTACCAGATATGCCAGGGTTTGTCCTTGATGTTCTCTAGGCAGAGGAGCTGAGAGACCTTGACTGACGACAGTGCTTCTCTTAGGTCCATCTTGTTAGCAAAGAACAGAATGGGGATCCTCCTGTGCTTTATATCTGCACAAACAAGGAATGAAATTGAAGAAGTCCTGACGTATGTATTTCACTGCTCCTGTTTTAGCtgttttgtgttggttgtctGATTTCTTTGTTCTCATTGTCACATTGTCAGACTCAGTTCTCTTATAGCTCTTCTCTCATGATGTCTGACCACCACAATAGCTCACCCTAAGCATTATTACACGCTTTACTACTCCATCAACAGAACAGTAATTACCTGACAAATACAGACTTACTGACACCCAAGAGTTAAAACCACTACAAGTAATTCTCAACTCATTTTTTTTCCAGCGTTGTCTTAAAATCCTTTGGATGTGTTTTTATCGTTGTAAAACTTTTGGGAATATCTGTAAAAAAAACGGTAAAAACCGATGCTCGTGGAATGCTTACCAGGATGGTTCAGGAGAGTGTCCAGCTCTTCTTTGGCCACCACCATCCTCAGCTTGTCACTGCTGTCAATAACAAATATGATAGCCTGACCCTCCCTGGACAAACAGAGAcaagaacaaaatgaaaaaccATTGAAATGCACTGGACTGATTGATTCGGTACAGTAACGTCAACATCGCCGCTGTCAGGACCCAACACTGCATCTGCAAACATGATATCTGTACAGAAGAAGGATAAAACACTTCTTATCTTTGTGTGGAAGTTTATGGAAACCTCTTGTTTTCTAAGTAAATTTGGGTACAGACATTCATGCTTGTTTAGTTCTTGGTAAATGAATCAGGGGATGAAGATCGTTTACAAACGTACATAAACCATAAacttattactttttattttgtgtgaagAGGCTTCACTTACTTGTAATAGTGCTCCCATAGGTTTCTATACCTGCCCTGGCCGGACATGTCAAACACTGTGAATGACAGACTGTAGAAAGAACATTACGATTAGTATCATGACAGATACACTGCCTCATCAGAAAAGAAGTGCAAAAATAGATCCTCACCTGGATGTCTTGAACTTCTCTATGCTAAAGCCAATGGTGGGCACAATGTCTTGAGTCTGAGCCTGCCAAAAAAAAcgaaaaacaaaccaacaaatgCTTAAAGGCAGACAGTTTCCACAAGAGATCTGGAATGTGAGacagtggcacggtggtgcagcaggtagtgtcacagtcacagacctggaggttgtgggttcgagtcccactccgggtgacatgtgtgggtttcctctgggtgactgtctgagaggagtgtggtgtgttctccctgtgtctgcgtgggtttcctccgggtgactgtctgtgaggagtgtgatgtgttctccctgtgtctgcgtgggtttcctccaggtgactgtctgtgaggagtgtggtgtgttcttcctgtgtctacgtgggtttcctccgggtgactgtctatgaggagtgtggtgtgttctctctgtgtctgtgtgggtttcctccaggtgactgtctgtgaggagtgtggtgtgttcttcctgtgtctacgtgggtttcctccgggtgactgtctatgaggagtgtggtgtgttctctctgtgtctgtgtgggtttcctccaggtgactgtctgtgaggagtgtggtgtgttctctctgtgtctgcgtgggtttcctccgggtgactgtctgtgaggagtgtggtgtgttctccctgtgtctacgtgggtttcctccgggtgactgtctatgaggagtgtggtgtgttctccctgtgtctatgtgggtttcctccgggtgactgtctgtgagcagtgtggtgtgttctccctgtgtctatgtgggtttcctccaggtgactgtctgtgaggagtgtggtgtgttctctttgtgtccacAGAGATTAGTTTGAAAAACACTGGAACCCTTTAAACAGACACAAATGCTTCTAGGAATATTATAATCAAGTCTGTAATTCATACCAGCGACTCaatataaattacaaaaatgcaAATGAGTCCTACAACAGGTgaaaaataaaggttaaaatgtgTTCAGTGCAATAATGAgtgaacagaaaagaaagatgTAATGCTCACATTGGTGGGCTTCAGCTGGTTGATGATGGTGGTCTTCCCGCTGTTGTCCAGTCCCAGGCACAGCACATTCACTTcttttttcttcaaacccagCCACCCAGCCAGCTTGTCGAAGAGCCCCATTGGCCTTTATGGACAGGGCCACGCTGTACAAAGCAAACAGGTCGAAGGAGACTCAATCAGTGATCACTACTTGGACAGTTATTTATGATCCATAAACTTTCTGTTAAGGGTTGTGGCACTGGAATAGACATCAAATTCATAACACACTTAGCATATATGAGGTGTGGTACATTGGTTTCTTTAGAAAGAAACCATGATTAGCTTTGTACACTGGATATAGAGCAGCACCCGGGATTAAGTCATTGGTTTTGATGGTAGATATTAGATGTGGGGTTGTatctactcactgtccattttatcagctcctctgaccaaaCAGGAGTGTCAGTGCCCAAATCAAACCTGTGGTGgttttaacaaattaaaaaaagggctaaaaagtatgcagagcaacagatggctTACAGTCTGTAACCGCAGAACTACAAAATGTCCCTGTCTGTGGAGCTGGGAGAGTGTAGATTCAATGAGGTGATTATCATTGTTCTGGCTGAGGTTAAAGATGTTACGcaataaacaaggaacgtccctggacgttcaaaataggtctaa from Hoplias malabaricus isolate fHopMal1 chromosome 2, fHopMal1.hap1, whole genome shotgun sequence encodes the following:
- the arl6 gene encoding ADP-ribosylation factor-like protein 6; amino-acid sequence: MGLFDKLAGWLGLKKKEVNVLCLGLDNSGKTTIINQLKPTNAQTQDIVPTIGFSIEKFKTSSLSFTVFDMSGQGRYRNLWEHYYKEGQAIIFVIDSSDKLRMVVAKEELDTLLNHPDIKHRRIPILFFANKMDLREALSSVKVSQLLCLENIKDKPWHICASNAVQGEGLQEGVDWLQDQIKTMRT